The stretch of DNA GATTCGTCACGGTTGGCCGCGAGCAGCGCGGGGAGCACCGCCTCACCGGCGCGTACGGTGACCTCCCCCAGTTCGACGTCCTCCGTGGCGATGCGTGCGAAGCTCGCCGAGTCCAAGGGCACGTACCGCACGAGTTCCTCGACCGCGGTGGTGATGAGGGAAGGATCGGCCTTGAGGCGGGCCATCTGCTCGGGGTGGGTCAGCAGGACGTAGGTGAAGGTGGCGATGCGGTTGGCGGTCGTCTCATGGCCGCCGATCATGATGTCCTCGGCCATGCGGATCAGCTCGCTCTCGCTGAGCCGCTCCTCCTCGTCCTTGGCCCGGACCATCATGGAGATGAGGTCGTCGGCGGGCTCGCGCCGGCGTTTCTCTATCAGTTCGGAGAAGTAGGCGCGCAGTTCCTGGCGGGCCTGGGTGATCTCCTCGGCCGACCGCTTGGTCGTGGACAGGGTGGCGTCGGCCCATTCGCGGAACTTGGGGCGTGCCTCGGCAGGTACGCCGAGGAGTTCACTGACCACGGTCGAGATGGGGATGGGCAGGGCGAATTCCTGCACCAGGTCCAGCGGGCCGCCACGCTGCTCCATCTCGTCCAGAAGCCGGTCGGTGATGGTCCTGATACCCGGACGCAGCCGCTCGGCGTGCCGTTGTGTGAAGATCCGGGCGACGATACGGCGCAGACGGGTGTGGGCAGGAGGGTCCGTGTCGAGGATCCCGCCCTCTTCCGCGAGGTTGTTGGGCTGGATACGCGGAACATCCTCGCCGACCACCGCGGCTCGGCTGAAACGGGCGTCGGCCAGGACCTTCTTCGTCTGCTCGTGTCCTGTGACCAGCCAGGCGTCGCCGCCGTAGGGGAGTCGCACCCGGCTGACGGGGCAGGCACGGCGCAGTTCGCCGTACTCCTTCTCCACTCCGGGGCCGCGCAGTGGGGGGAAGGGGAAGTCGACAGGGTCCGGAGGTGAGGTCGTCATCTGTGGTGTGCCTCTCACAGTGTGGGGAACGGGACCAGGAAGGTTCCTCTGCTCAACGGCCCAGGTGCGTACCCCCGTTGACATGGATGGTCTGACCCGTGGTCTGTGCGGCGGCGGGAGTGGTGAGGAAAGCGACCATGGCGGCTACGTCGTCCACCTCGGTGGCCCGCTTGGTCGCGCCGGATTCGATCAGCGGGCTGGCGTCTCCGCTGGCCACGAAGTCACGTGCGCGGTCGTTGCTCACGGTGAAACCCGGCGACACGACGTTGACGCTGATACCCCGCGCGCCCAGTTCGTGGGCGAGATCGGTCGCCCAGGGCTCCAGGGCGGCCTTCGCCGGCCCGTATCCGTAACCGCTCGCTCCGAAGCCGCGCGCGGCGATCGAGCCGATCACGACGATGCTGCCCCCGTCGGGAATGCGGGGCTCAAGTGCGGAGGTCATCAGGACGGCGGTCATCAGGTTCGCGTCGATGTTGCGCAGCCATGCCTCGCGCAACTCCTTGAGCTGCTCCCTCGGGGGCATCGCGTGATCGTACTCAGTGGCGCCACCGGCGTTGTTGACCAGGACGTCGACGCGGTCGGGGAGTTGTGGGAGCGCTGCCTCGACGGCGGCGGGGTCGGAGGCGTCGAATGCCAGCGGTGTGACGAGCGGCCCCAGTTCGGCCGCGGTCCGTTCGAGGATCTCGGCGCGGCGGCCGGTGATCACCACCTCCATGTCCTGGGCGAGGAGATGTTCGGCGACGGCACGGCCTATTCCGTATCCGCCTCCGGTGACGATAGCTGTGCGCCGCATAGCGGTCCTCCATGTGGTGCGGGCCGTGGTGACCCGTTCGGGGTGGTCGGTCGGTCAGGCTGTCGGGTGCAGACCGGCGGGGCGGGGCAGCCCGAGCCGGGCGCGCAGGGTGCCGTCGACCGGAGGAGCCGGGTGGGGACCGCGGCGGCGCAGAGCTGAAGCGAGGTCCACCAGCGCGCTGTGCGCGGCGTCCTCCGGCCTCTCGGGCGCCAGCAGGACGAAACCGTCGGCGGCTCGGGACGCGAAGAGCTCCCGCAGGTGCGCCGCGGCGGCTTCGGTGTCGCCGTCCCGTACCCGGTGTTCCACGACGACCAGGATGTCGTCCTCCTCGCGCCCTGCCTCTCGGGCATGGCCTCGCACCGTGTCGCGTATGGTGCGGGCGGCGCCCTCCTGGTTCTCCTCACTCGCGGGCACGACCGCGATGTCGGCGCTGCGGCCGATGGGGGCCAGGTCTTCGGGGTCGCGCACCCGCCGCAGCAGGACGGGGTGCCCCTGCGGAGGACGGGAGATGTTCAGCGGCCCCGCCACGTCGAAGTGAGCCCCCCGGTGGTCGAGCTGGTGCAGTCGGTCCGGCACGAAGTAGACGCCGGAGTTCCGGTCGCGCAGGAAGGCATCGTCCTGAAAGCTGTCCCACAGCCCCCGCACCACGTCGATGAACTCCGCCGCCCGGTCCCGCCGGAGGTCGGCTGAGGCGATGTCCCGCTCTGGCGTGTGTGCCGGCGCACCGTAGTTGGTCCGTTCGGCTGCCGCGGCCTCGTCGTCCAGCGCGGCGGCCTCCCAGCCCGACCTGCCGGAACTGAGGTAGTCGACGGTGGCCAGAGCACGGGCCACGTGGTACGGCGCGAGCTGCGCGGTGCTGACGGCGCTGATCAGCCCGATGTGCTCGGTGGCCACGGCCAGGGCGGCCGCGAGTGTGCCTGCCTCAAAATCCGGGAGGCGTCGCGCGTGCCCCGCGGCGGATTGCTGGTCGTGGAGCAACAGTGCGTCCACCTCGGCCTGCTCACAGGCGAGGGCGCGTCGCCGCGCACGCGTGAAGGCCTCCACGCCCGAGGGGCCGCCCGCGGTGACGAGGGGGGCGAGGAGGACCGGCCGTCCGGTGCGTACGCTCATGCCGCACCTGCCCCGGCTGCGGCGAGCGGCGCTTTCAGGCCCAGGTTGTCGCGCAGTGTGCCCTCCGTGTACGCGGTA from Streptomyces tsukubensis encodes:
- a CDS encoding cytochrome P450; its protein translation is MTTSPPDPVDFPFPPLRGPGVEKEYGELRRACPVSRVRLPYGGDAWLVTGHEQTKKVLADARFSRAAVVGEDVPRIQPNNLAEEGGILDTDPPAHTRLRRIVARIFTQRHAERLRPGIRTITDRLLDEMEQRGGPLDLVQEFALPIPISTVVSELLGVPAEARPKFREWADATLSTTKRSAEEITQARQELRAYFSELIEKRRREPADDLISMMVRAKDEEERLSESELIRMAEDIMIGGHETTANRIATFTYVLLTHPEQMARLKADPSLITTAVEELVRYVPLDSASFARIATEDVELGEVTVRAGEAVLPALLAANRDESVFTDPDRLDLGRLRNQHIGFGHGVHHCLGAQLGRVELQEALGSLIARFPDLHLAADPDDIPWKTGGLLRGPEQLMVGW
- a CDS encoding SDR family NAD(P)-dependent oxidoreductase, yielding MRRTAIVTGGGYGIGRAVAEHLLAQDMEVVITGRRAEILERTAAELGPLVTPLAFDASDPAAVEAALPQLPDRVDVLVNNAGGATEYDHAMPPREQLKELREAWLRNIDANLMTAVLMTSALEPRIPDGGSIVVIGSIAARGFGASGYGYGPAKAALEPWATDLAHELGARGISVNVVSPGFTVSNDRARDFVASGDASPLIESGATKRATEVDDVAAMVAFLTTPAAAQTTGQTIHVNGGTHLGR
- a CDS encoding LLM class flavin-dependent oxidoreductase, with the protein product MSVRTGRPVLLAPLVTAGGPSGVEAFTRARRRALACEQAEVDALLLHDQQSAAGHARRLPDFEAGTLAAALAVATEHIGLISAVSTAQLAPYHVARALATVDYLSSGRSGWEAAALDDEAAAAERTNYGAPAHTPERDIASADLRRDRAAEFIDVVRGLWDSFQDDAFLRDRNSGVYFVPDRLHQLDHRGAHFDVAGPLNISRPPQGHPVLLRRVRDPEDLAPIGRSADIAVVPASEENQEGAARTIRDTVRGHAREAGREEDDILVVVEHRVRDGDTEAAAAHLRELFASRAADGFVLLAPERPEDAAHSALVDLASALRRRGPHPAPPVDGTLRARLGLPRPAGLHPTA